ACACGTCCATCAGGCGTTGGATATGGGCCCTCGGATGACGCTGGACGATGGAGCCGACCTGGTCTCGACGATCCATTCGGAACGAACGGACCTGATCGAGAACATCATCGGCGGAACCGAAGAAACCACGACCGGGGTGATTCGATTGCGAAGTATGGCCGCCGCCGGTGTGCTCAAGTACCCCATCATTGCGGTAAACGACGCTCTCACCAAGCATCTGTTCGACAACCGCTATGGGACCGGTCAAAGCACCATTGACGGCATTATCCGCGCTACCAACCGGCTCATCGCGGGCAGCACCTTCGTGGTTTGCGGATACGGATACTGCGGCAAGGGCGTAGCCAGACGCGCCCAAGGCATGGGAGCCAATGTGGTGGTGGTTGAAGTGAAGCCGTTGAGGGCCCTGGAAGCGGTCATGGACGGTTACCGTGTGCTTCCCATAGCAGAAGCCGCCCGAATCGGAGATTTTTTCTGTACGGTAACCGGCGACATATCCGTGATTCGGAAAGAGCATTTCAAACTCATGCAGGACGGGGCCATCGTCTGCAACTCGGGACACTTCAATGTCGAGATCGAGGTCGAGAGCCTCGCCTCGCTCGCTCGCGACCGGCGCACGATCAGGGATTTCGTGGAAGAGTTCACACTGGAAAACGGCCGAAGAATCTATCTCCTGGGCGAAGGCCGTCTGATCAACCTCGCCGCGGCTGAAGGACATCCTTCCAGCGTAATGGACATGAGT
This region of Deltaproteobacteria bacterium genomic DNA includes:
- a CDS encoding adenosylhomocysteinase; the protein is MKHDVKDINLADVGKLRTDWAYQSMPVLNIIRERFKKERPLEGIAVAACLHVTTETASLMSTLKAGGATLSLCASNPLSTQDDVAAYLVRYEDIPVFAIKGEDKETYYKHVHQALDMGPRMTLDDGADLVSTIHSERTDLIENIIGGTEETTTGVIRLRSMAAAGVLKYPIIAVNDALTKHLFDNRYGTGQSTIDGIIRATNRLIAGSTFVVCGYGYCGKGVARRAQGMGANVVVVEVKPLRALEAVMDGYRVLPIAEAARIGDFFCTVTGDISVIRKEHFKLMQDGAIVCNSGHFNVEIEVESLASLARDRRTIRDFVEEFTLENGRRIYLLGEGRLINLAAAEGHPSSVMDMSFANQAYSVEYLSIHAGELKSEVIPVPTDIDNEVARLKLAAMGIRIDKLTPEQETYLNSWQMGT